In Actinomyces weissii, a genomic segment contains:
- the tkt gene encoding transketolase — MPTETLNITDLDLQAIATAKALTADAVERAGSGHPGAAISLAGVAHLLYQHEMRLDPTDPHWLGRDRFVLSIGHASLLQYCQLLMAGFGLEVEDLKHLRRWGSLTPGHPERGHTAGVETTTGPLGAGFSTAVGMAMAARRQHGLLDAATAPGESVFDHFVYTVLGDGCMQEGVTAEAASLAGTQQLGNLIAIYDDNDISIEGSTDIAYTADPSAEFAAYGWQVLEVDWTHGGQEYSEDLHALHAALVAARAETRRPTLVRLRTVIAWPSPTKAGSASAHGAKLGAEEIAGLKRALGLDPQQEFFVPAGLLEAVRERSAARAAAARQDWDARFAVWQQANPQEAALLERLQAGRLPSGFDAALPGFALGESVATRVASGRTLTALAPVMPELWGGSADLGGSNNTTMAGEPSFLPAELAQAEGDGPYGRTLHFGVREHAMGSVLNGISLDGLTRPYGGTFMVFSDYMRPAVRLAALMGLPTVFVWSHDSIGVGEDGPTHQPVEHLAALRAIPGLDVVRPGDANETVAAWAQVLRHRDRPAGLVLTRQNLPVVVEAQAALAGVPKGAYVVAEAEGADGAAAPRLVLVATGSELAVALEARRLLQAQGVPTRVVSAPCLEWFAQQDETYRASVLPREAVKVSVEAGIAQGWREYVGDDGAIVSLDHFGASASGSELFERYGFTAQNVAAVAQAALERAAQGR; from the coding sequence ATGCCCACCGAGACCCTGAACATCACGGATCTCGACCTCCAAGCCATCGCCACCGCCAAGGCCCTGACCGCCGACGCCGTCGAGCGGGCCGGATCCGGTCACCCCGGTGCCGCCATCTCCCTGGCGGGCGTGGCCCACCTGCTCTACCAGCACGAGATGCGCCTGGACCCCACCGACCCGCACTGGCTGGGACGCGACCGCTTCGTGCTGTCCATCGGGCACGCCTCCTTGCTCCAGTACTGCCAGCTCCTCATGGCGGGCTTCGGCCTGGAGGTGGAGGACCTCAAGCACCTGCGCCGGTGGGGCTCACTGACCCCCGGCCACCCCGAGCGCGGCCACACCGCCGGGGTGGAGACCACCACCGGGCCGCTGGGGGCCGGCTTCTCCACCGCGGTGGGCATGGCCATGGCCGCCCGCCGCCAGCACGGCCTCCTGGACGCCGCCACCGCCCCCGGGGAGTCGGTGTTCGACCACTTCGTGTACACGGTCCTGGGAGACGGCTGCATGCAGGAGGGGGTGACGGCGGAGGCCGCCTCCCTGGCCGGCACCCAGCAGCTCGGCAACCTGATCGCCATCTACGACGACAACGACATCTCCATCGAGGGCAGCACCGACATCGCCTACACCGCCGACCCCTCCGCCGAGTTCGCGGCCTACGGCTGGCAGGTGCTGGAGGTGGACTGGACCCACGGCGGCCAGGAGTACTCCGAGGACCTGCACGCCCTGCACGCGGCGCTGGTGGCCGCCCGGGCCGAGACCCGCCGCCCCACCCTGGTGCGGCTGCGTACCGTGATCGCCTGGCCCTCCCCCACCAAGGCCGGTTCCGCCTCCGCCCACGGCGCCAAGCTGGGCGCGGAGGAGATCGCGGGCCTCAAGCGGGCGCTGGGCCTGGACCCGCAGCAGGAGTTCTTCGTGCCTGCGGGCCTGCTGGAGGCTGTGCGGGAGCGGTCCGCCGCCCGGGCCGCCGCCGCCCGCCAGGACTGGGACGCCCGCTTCGCCGTCTGGCAGCAGGCCAACCCGCAGGAGGCGGCCCTCCTGGAGCGCCTGCAGGCTGGCCGCCTGCCCAGCGGCTTCGACGCCGCCCTGCCCGGCTTCGCCCTGGGCGAGTCCGTGGCCACCCGCGTGGCCTCCGGCAGGACCCTGACCGCCCTGGCGCCCGTCATGCCTGAGCTGTGGGGCGGCTCGGCGGACCTGGGGGGCTCCAACAACACCACCATGGCCGGGGAGCCCTCCTTCCTGCCCGCGGAGCTGGCCCAGGCGGAGGGGGACGGCCCCTACGGGCGCACCCTGCACTTCGGGGTGCGGGAGCACGCGATGGGCTCGGTCCTCAACGGCATCTCCCTGGACGGACTGACCCGCCCCTACGGCGGCACCTTCATGGTCTTTTCCGACTACATGCGCCCGGCGGTGCGCCTGGCCGCGCTCATGGGCCTGCCCACGGTGTTCGTGTGGTCCCACGACTCCATCGGCGTGGGCGAGGACGGCCCCACCCACCAGCCGGTCGAGCACCTGGCCGCGCTGCGGGCCATCCCGGGCCTGGACGTGGTACGGCCTGGAGACGCCAACGAGACCGTGGCCGCCTGGGCGCAGGTGCTGCGCCATCGGGACCGGCCTGCCGGGCTGGTGCTGACGCGCCAGAACCTGCCCGTGGTCGTGGAGGCGCAGGCCGCCCTGGCAGGCGTGCCCAAGGGCGCCTACGTGGTGGCCGAGGCTGAGGGCGCTGACGGCGCGGCGGCGCCCCGGCTGGTGCTCGTGGCCACCGGCTCGGAGCTGGCCGTGGCCCTGGAGGCCCGGAGGCTGCTGCAGGCTCAGGGCGTGCCGACGCGGGTGGTCTCGGCTCCCTGCCTGGAGTGGTTCGCCCAGCAGGACGAGACCTACCGGGCCTCCGTGCTGCCGCGCGAGGCCGTGAAGGTATCCGTGGAGGCGGGCATCGCCCAGGGCTGGCGTGAGTACGTGGGCGACGACGGCGCGATCGTGTCCCTGGACCA
- a CDS encoding aldose-1-epimerase, translating into MINGELITLDAGDYQAQVASCGGMLVSLTRAGRDLVLPFDAEASLPSGWQGKTMLPWPNRIAGAAYTRGGRTFQVACNEPETGSANHGLVSWTDWEVTGVDVDGASFETLLPASYGYPWSLLVTTCYRLHPVSGLSVSTRAICVGAALATDDVVGAPEDLSTGALAAAPYGVAAHPYLTRGVRIDDCVLTLPGDQVLETDERLVPTVLRDVAGTEQDWRAGRRIGEARADNAFTGLPQGVWEIRLARAEGGPAVVLSADAPWAQIYTAEHLGRRGLAVEPMTCPANAFNSGVGLVELEVGQEHTLAWSLREVD; encoded by the coding sequence ATGATCAACGGAGAGCTCATCACCCTGGACGCTGGGGATTACCAGGCGCAGGTGGCCTCCTGCGGCGGGATGCTCGTGTCCCTGACCCGGGCGGGCCGGGACCTGGTGCTTCCCTTTGACGCCGAGGCCAGCCTGCCCTCCGGCTGGCAGGGCAAGACCATGCTGCCCTGGCCCAACCGGATCGCCGGGGCGGCCTACACCCGGGGCGGGCGCACCTTCCAGGTGGCCTGCAACGAGCCGGAGACGGGGTCAGCCAACCACGGCCTGGTCTCCTGGACCGACTGGGAGGTAACCGGCGTCGACGTGGACGGAGCCTCCTTCGAGACCCTGCTGCCTGCCTCTTACGGCTACCCGTGGTCGCTGCTGGTGACCACCTGCTACCGCCTGCACCCGGTGTCGGGCCTGTCCGTGAGCACCCGGGCGATCTGCGTGGGCGCGGCCCTGGCCACCGACGACGTCGTGGGTGCGCCGGAGGACCTGTCCACGGGGGCGCTCGCGGCCGCTCCCTACGGGGTGGCCGCCCACCCCTACCTGACGCGCGGGGTGCGGATCGACGACTGCGTGCTGACCCTGCCCGGTGACCAGGTGCTGGAGACCGACGAGCGCCTGGTGCCCACCGTGCTGCGGGACGTGGCGGGCACGGAGCAGGACTGGCGGGCGGGCAGGCGCATCGGGGAGGCCCGGGCGGACAATGCCTTCACGGGGCTGCCGCAGGGGGTGTGGGAGATCCGCCTGGCCCGGGCTGAGGGCGGTCCCGCGGTGGTGCTGTCCGCGGACGCCCCCTGGGCGCAGATCTACACGGCGGAGCACCTTGGTCGCCGGGGCCTGGCGGTGGAGCCTATGACCTGCCCGGCCAACGCCTTCAACAGCGGGGTGGGGCTGGTGGAGCTGGAGGTGGGCCAGGAGCACACCCTGGCCTGGTCCCTGCGCGAGGTGGACTGA
- a CDS encoding potassium channel family protein: protein MPDPSAYNDSTLVIGLGRFGSAVAATLDRLGREVLAVEHDPVIVRQWSGRIPLVEADATDMEALEQLGAVEFGTAVVGLSSSLEASVLITGNLVDLGTPQIWAKATSRAHGRILRRIGAHHVVYPEFDAGQRAAHLVSGRMLDYIEMEKGGFTIVKMHPPAELHGFTIGDAKVRSRYGVTVFGLMSPGEPFEYAQPDTLVSADDVLVVGGDAALLERFANRR, encoded by the coding sequence ATGCCAGACCCCAGCGCCTACAACGACTCGACCCTGGTGATCGGGCTGGGACGCTTCGGCTCCGCCGTGGCCGCCACCCTGGACCGGCTGGGCCGTGAGGTGCTGGCCGTGGAGCACGACCCGGTGATCGTGCGCCAGTGGTCCGGGCGCATCCCCCTGGTGGAGGCCGACGCCACCGACATGGAGGCCCTGGAGCAGCTGGGCGCCGTCGAGTTCGGCACCGCCGTCGTGGGGCTGTCCTCCTCCCTGGAGGCCTCCGTGCTCATCACCGGCAACCTGGTGGACCTGGGCACGCCCCAGATCTGGGCCAAGGCCACCAGCCGCGCCCACGGCCGGATCCTGCGGCGCATTGGCGCGCACCACGTCGTCTACCCGGAGTTCGACGCCGGGCAGCGCGCCGCCCATCTGGTCTCCGGGCGCATGCTCGACTACATCGAGATGGAGAAGGGCGGCTTCACGATCGTGAAGATGCACCCGCCCGCCGAGCTGCACGGCTTCACCATCGGTGACGCCAAGGTCCGCTCCCGCTACGGGGTCACGGTCTTCGGCCTGATGAGTCCCGGTGAGCCCTTCGAGTACGCCCAGCCAGACACCCTGGTCAGTGCCGACGACGTGCTGGTGGTCGGTGGCGACGCCGCCCTGCTGGAGCGCTTCGCCAACCGGCGCTGA
- a CDS encoding TrkH family potassium uptake protein, whose amino-acid sequence MHHNSQVPATKDDLLPLPSSGEEDDHSPRQVARISKPTGWRAVVARLSPRGYVTKAARTSPARLALFIFGSIIAVITGLLSLPVATAPGQPSAPFVDALFQATSAVCVTGLTTVDTATYWSPFGQATIILGAAIGGLGVMTLASILSLAVSRHVGLTQRMLTASETRASLGDVGSLLRAVIATSLGVELLLSLALLPRFLTLGLPLPRATWHAVFMSLSIFNNAGFVIMPEGLEPHATDWWMCLPIVLGTFIGAVGFPVILDVVRGYKRPRAWSLHTKLTLATYSLLSLFAAVAIGAFEWNNPSTFGQLPLHGKVLSALVSSVNARSSGLATVPTSEMQETTWFLQDILMFIGGGSASTAGGIKVTTFAVLVLAILAEARGDQDIEAYGRRIGLSTVRLSVSVVFIGATAVGAATLLLLQLTDLELDLILFETVSAFATVGLSTGITPALPDTAKYVLVALMYIGRVGTMTMASALALRERRRVIRMPEGSPIIG is encoded by the coding sequence ATGCACCACAATAGCCAGGTGCCCGCCACGAAAGACGACCTCCTGCCGCTACCCAGCAGCGGCGAGGAGGACGACCACAGCCCCCGGCAGGTCGCGCGCATCAGCAAGCCGACCGGCTGGCGGGCCGTCGTCGCCCGCCTGAGCCCACGCGGCTACGTGACCAAGGCGGCCCGGACCTCCCCCGCCCGCCTGGCCTTGTTCATCTTCGGCTCGATCATCGCCGTCATCACCGGGCTGCTCAGCCTGCCGGTGGCCACCGCCCCCGGGCAGCCCTCCGCCCCCTTCGTGGACGCCCTGTTCCAGGCCACCTCCGCCGTCTGCGTCACCGGCCTGACCACCGTGGACACCGCCACCTACTGGTCCCCCTTCGGGCAGGCCACCATCATCCTGGGGGCAGCCATCGGCGGCCTGGGCGTCATGACCCTGGCCTCCATCCTCTCCCTGGCCGTCTCCCGCCACGTGGGCCTGACCCAGCGGATGCTCACCGCCTCCGAGACCCGCGCCTCCCTGGGCGACGTCGGCAGCCTGCTACGCGCCGTGATCGCCACCTCCCTGGGGGTGGAGCTGCTGCTGAGCCTCGCCCTGCTCCCCCGCTTCCTGACCCTGGGCCTCCCCCTGCCGCGCGCCACCTGGCACGCCGTCTTCATGTCCCTGTCCATCTTCAACAACGCGGGCTTCGTGATCATGCCGGAGGGCCTGGAGCCCCACGCCACCGACTGGTGGATGTGCCTGCCCATCGTCCTGGGCACCTTTATCGGGGCCGTGGGCTTCCCCGTGATCCTGGACGTCGTGCGCGGTTACAAGCGCCCCCGCGCCTGGAGCCTGCACACCAAGCTCACCCTGGCCACCTACAGCCTGCTGAGCCTGTTCGCGGCCGTGGCCATCGGCGCCTTCGAGTGGAACAACCCCAGCACCTTCGGGCAGCTGCCCCTGCACGGCAAGGTGCTCAGCGCCCTGGTCAGCTCGGTCAACGCCCGCTCCTCCGGCCTGGCCACCGTGCCCACCTCCGAGATGCAGGAGACCACCTGGTTCCTCCAGGACATCCTCATGTTCATCGGTGGCGGCTCAGCCTCCACCGCCGGGGGCATCAAGGTCACCACCTTCGCCGTGCTGGTGCTGGCGATCCTCGCCGAGGCCCGAGGCGACCAGGACATCGAGGCCTACGGACGGCGCATCGGCCTGTCCACCGTGCGCCTGTCCGTGTCCGTGGTGTTCATTGGGGCCACCGCCGTGGGGGCCGCCACCCTCCTGCTCCTCCAGCTCACCGACCTGGAGCTGGACCTGATCCTCTTCGAGACCGTCAGCGCCTTCGCCACCGTCGGCCTGTCCACCGGCATCACCCCCGCCCTGCCCGACACCGCCAAGTACGTGCTGGTGGCCCTGATGTACATCGGGCGCGTAGGCACCATGACCATGGCCTCCGCCCTGGCCCTGCGGGAGCGTCGGCGCGTGATCCGCATGCCCGAGGGCAGCCCGATCATCGGCTGA
- a CDS encoding helix-turn-helix domain-containing protein, which translates to MPSGLPTSAAGVGAAPAFYTVAEVAAILRVSKMTVYRMVHSGELVAMQVGRSFRVPQRAVEEYLSAGLGDWGHGDQAVTGS; encoded by the coding sequence ATGCCTTCGGGTCTGCCTACCTCTGCGGCTGGCGTCGGCGCCGCGCCTGCCTTCTACACCGTGGCGGAAGTCGCCGCGATCCTGCGTGTCTCGAAGATGACGGTCTACCGCATGGTCCACTCCGGTGAGCTGGTGGCCATGCAGGTGGGGCGGTCCTTCCGGGTGCCGCAGCGGGCTGTGGAGGAGTACCTGTCGGCGGGCCTTGGTGACTGGGGCCACGGGGATCAGGCGGTTACGGGCTCCTGA
- a CDS encoding 30S ribosomal protein bS22, which translates to MGSVIKKRRKRMAKKKHRKLLRKTRHQRRNKK; encoded by the coding sequence ATGGGATCCGTCATCAAGAAGCGCCGCAAGCGTATGGCCAAGAAGAAGCACCGCAAGCTTCTGCGTAAGACCCGTCACCAGCGTCGTAACAAGAAGTGA
- a CDS encoding UDP-N-acetylmuramate dehydrogenase — protein sequence MTDGPADPSTWPAPVESLAHQVGTVPAPTTLAELTTLRVGGPVGGYVEASTEAELIDAVRQADAAGTPLLVIGGGSNILASDAGFAGLVVRDARSQVRLLSDDRCGGVEIEVTAGTTWDDLVREAVASQWGGFAPLSGIPGTVGAAPVQNIGAYGAEVAELIASVRAWDRAQGRPVHLPLSSLALSYRDSALKRSLTDATVGGGRTWGPTGRWVVLQVVFAVRQATLSGPVAYKQLAQALGVELGQRAPMRQVREAVLELRRSKGMVLDPSDHDTWSAGSFFTNPVLDAAQARALPDDAPRFPVADHSRATSAGGVPVVEGLVKTSAAWLIDHAGFSKGWALPASSAAAAAADAVAAPPAAPATPAASLSTKHVLALTNRGGAQAADLARLRDAVVDGVRERYGITLVPEPVHVGW from the coding sequence ATGACGGACGGCCCCGCGGACCCCAGCACCTGGCCCGCGCCGGTGGAGTCCCTGGCCCACCAGGTCGGCACCGTCCCCGCCCCCACCACCCTGGCGGAGCTGACCACCCTGCGCGTCGGCGGGCCGGTGGGCGGCTACGTGGAGGCCAGCACGGAGGCGGAGCTGATCGACGCCGTCCGCCAGGCCGACGCCGCAGGCACCCCTTTGCTGGTCATCGGCGGCGGCTCCAACATCCTCGCCTCCGACGCCGGCTTCGCGGGGCTGGTGGTCCGTGATGCCCGCAGCCAGGTGCGCCTGCTCTCCGACGACCGCTGCGGCGGCGTCGAGATAGAGGTCACCGCGGGCACCACCTGGGACGACCTGGTGCGGGAGGCCGTGGCCAGCCAGTGGGGCGGCTTCGCCCCGCTGTCCGGCATCCCTGGCACGGTGGGGGCCGCCCCGGTGCAGAACATCGGCGCCTACGGGGCGGAGGTCGCTGAGCTGATCGCCTCCGTGCGCGCCTGGGACCGTGCCCAGGGCCGCCCCGTCCACCTGCCGCTGAGCTCCCTGGCCCTGAGCTACCGTGACTCGGCCCTGAAGCGCTCCCTGACCGACGCCACCGTAGGGGGCGGACGCACCTGGGGCCCCACCGGCCGCTGGGTGGTGCTGCAGGTGGTCTTCGCCGTGCGGCAGGCCACCTTGTCCGGTCCGGTCGCCTACAAGCAGCTGGCCCAGGCTCTCGGCGTGGAGCTGGGGCAGCGCGCCCCCATGCGGCAGGTGCGGGAGGCGGTGCTGGAGCTGCGCCGCTCCAAGGGCATGGTCCTGGACCCGAGCGACCACGACACCTGGAGCGCGGGCTCCTTCTTCACCAACCCGGTCCTGGACGCCGCCCAGGCCCGCGCGCTTCCCGACGACGCCCCCCGCTTCCCGGTGGCGGACCACTCCCGGGCCACCAGCGCCGGGGGGGTGCCGGTGGTGGAGGGGCTGGTCAAGACCTCTGCCGCCTGGCTGATCGACCACGCGGGCTTCTCCAAGGGCTGGGCCCTGCCCGCCAGCTCCGCCGCTGCTGCTGCTGCCGACGCCGTCGCCGCGCCTCCGGCGGCCCCTGCCACCCCGGCAGCGAGCCTGTCTACCAAGCACGTCCTGGCCCTGACCAACCGGGGCGGCGCCCAGGCCGCGGACCTGGCCCGGCTGCGCGACGCCGTCGTGGACGGCGTGCGTGAGCGCTACGGCATCACCCTGGTGCCGGAGCCGGTGCACGTGGGCTGGTGA
- a CDS encoding DMT family transporter, with protein sequence MSVKSSNSGTPFSQLAPGLVLVAVALVWGSSFTLTKDLLARLPALDFLGLRFGIAAVLGAVALLPRLRRADAGTWGRGLALGGIYGVSQVLQTYGLERASASVSGFLTALYVVGTPLVAWMLWRIRPARSTLLAVLLALAGAAVLGLSGLHVGLGELLLVGGAVGYSFHVALMGRWSVGRDAMALGAIQMIALGVLHLLLALPGGVVLPQGPREWGLLLFLSVVVGLVALLGQTWAQAHMEAARAAVIMALEPVFSAAFAVVLGGEPVTVRLLVGGSLIFAASVVAELAPLIRRRRLVADLRALGTSAPTYG encoded by the coding sequence ATGTCTGTCAAGTCTTCCAACTCCGGCACGCCCTTCTCCCAGCTGGCACCGGGTCTGGTCCTCGTGGCCGTGGCCCTGGTGTGGGGCTCCTCCTTCACCCTTACCAAGGATCTGCTGGCGCGCCTCCCCGCACTGGACTTCCTGGGCCTGCGCTTCGGTATCGCCGCCGTCCTGGGGGCGGTGGCCCTGCTGCCACGGCTGCGGCGCGCCGACGCCGGGACCTGGGGGCGTGGCCTGGCGCTGGGCGGCATCTACGGGGTCTCCCAGGTGCTGCAGACCTATGGCCTGGAGCGGGCCTCGGCCTCCGTCTCCGGATTCCTGACGGCGCTGTACGTGGTGGGCACCCCGCTGGTGGCCTGGATGCTGTGGCGCATCCGTCCGGCCCGCTCCACCTTGCTGGCGGTGCTGCTGGCGCTCGCGGGGGCCGCGGTGCTGGGGCTGTCCGGGCTGCACGTGGGCCTGGGGGAGCTGCTGCTGGTGGGTGGGGCCGTCGGCTACTCCTTCCACGTGGCCCTGATGGGCCGGTGGAGCGTGGGGCGCGACGCGATGGCGCTGGGGGCGATCCAGATGATCGCTCTGGGGGTGCTGCACCTGCTGCTGGCCCTGCCGGGAGGTGTGGTGCTGCCGCAGGGTCCCCGGGAGTGGGGGCTGCTGCTGTTCCTGTCGGTGGTGGTGGGACTGGTGGCTCTGCTGGGGCAGACCTGGGCGCAGGCGCATATGGAGGCGGCCCGGGCGGCGGTCATCATGGCCCTGGAGCCGGTGTTCTCGGCGGCCTTCGCGGTTGTGCTGGGGGGTGAGCCGGTCACCGTGCGCCTGCTGGTGGGCGGCAGCCTGATATTCGCGGCCTCGGTGGTGGCTGAGCTGGCTCCTCTGATCCGACGGCGCCGCCTGGTCGCGGACCTGCGGGCGCTGGGCACCTCGGCACCCACCTACGGTTGA
- a CDS encoding adenosine deaminase, with amino-acid sequence MRDLAKLPKAHLHLHFTGSMRLDTLVELASATRTRLPASFIDGDPLHVPADHRGWFRFQRSYDTARALVRSEEIMRRLVLEAALDDAAEGSRRLEIQVDPTSYAPYVGGLTPALEIILDAAQQATLLSGVEVAVVVAASRIRHPLDARTLARLAVRHAGEGPGQVVGFGLSNDERAGDTSSWAAAFAIARRAGLASLPHGGELLGPEHVRAVVSALAPTRLGHGVRLSEDPALLDQVVEAGISLEVCPASNVCLGVYHEPGDVPLGVLRAHGAQVALGADDPLLFHSRLVDQYEIARGQGLDDAALAELARGSIRASLATEGSKRRWLAEVDAWLAAPQTEGEAEAARG; translated from the coding sequence ATGCGTGACCTAGCCAAGCTGCCCAAGGCGCACCTGCACCTGCACTTCACCGGGTCCATGCGCCTGGACACGCTGGTCGAGCTGGCCTCCGCCACCCGCACCCGCCTGCCAGCCTCATTCATCGACGGCGACCCGCTGCACGTCCCGGCCGACCACCGCGGCTGGTTCCGCTTCCAGCGCTCCTACGACACCGCACGCGCCCTGGTGCGCAGCGAGGAGATCATGCGCCGCCTGGTGCTGGAGGCCGCCCTGGACGACGCCGCCGAAGGCTCCCGGCGCCTGGAGATCCAGGTGGATCCCACCTCCTACGCCCCCTACGTGGGCGGTCTGACCCCCGCCCTGGAGATCATCCTGGACGCCGCCCAGCAGGCCACGCTGCTCAGCGGCGTGGAGGTGGCGGTGGTCGTGGCGGCCTCCCGGATACGCCACCCCCTGGACGCACGCACCCTGGCGCGACTGGCGGTGCGCCACGCCGGGGAAGGGCCCGGGCAGGTGGTGGGCTTCGGCCTGTCCAACGACGAGCGGGCCGGAGACACCTCCTCCTGGGCGGCGGCCTTCGCGATCGCTCGGCGGGCGGGGCTGGCCTCGCTGCCCCACGGCGGGGAGCTGCTGGGGCCCGAGCACGTGCGGGCGGTGGTCTCCGCCCTGGCCCCCACGCGCCTGGGCCACGGGGTGCGGCTCAGCGAGGACCCCGCCCTGCTGGACCAGGTGGTGGAGGCCGGCATAAGCCTGGAGGTGTGCCCCGCCTCCAACGTGTGCCTGGGGGTGTACCACGAGCCGGGCGACGTGCCCCTGGGGGTGCTGCGCGCGCACGGTGCGCAGGTGGCGCTAGGTGCTGACGACCCGCTGCTGTTCCACTCCCGGCTGGTGGACCAGTACGAGATCGCCCGGGGCCAGGGGCTGGACGACGCCGCCCTGGCGGAGCTGGCCCGGGGCTCTATCCGGGCCTCACTGGCCACAGAGGGCTCCAAGCGCCGGTGGCTGGCGGAGGTGGACGCCTGGCTGGCTGCGCCGCAGACCGAGGGGGAGGCGGAGGCGGCCCGGGGCTGA
- a CDS encoding aminoglycoside phosphotransferase family protein — MDNALAGREAQDVSLLTGPRAASVLAAALAPAQQTLVSWRVHSVHHRPGAGVSVGYTALVDFPEGYRATEYLFATTARLSNPGSPHLVRVAPVEGAGPTIHVWRHPADPELPALTVACTPSALGARLGTAVSVEVVVYRPTRRAVLRVTYPDSSTAYAKVLRPSQALPFVQRHRLLEIANVPAPRVLREDPDGFVLLSTGTGTPLSGLLAAGMDEAQATRVFGALTGLLDSLPAEAVRLPRRPAWSERVRHYAHAAATVLPQCAARTQAVADGVVELMARTDPGPVVPVHGDFYEANVLMDGEQVSCLLDVDSLGPGHRVDDLACLLGHVSILDHLAPASYPFLRPSVDTWTRLADLQADPVALRARCAGVVLSLVAGARREDGGAWRADAEGRLARAELWLAEAREIDTRRAPHSAPVV, encoded by the coding sequence ATGGACAATGCGTTGGCAGGACGAGAGGCACAGGACGTCTCTCTGCTGACGGGCCCGCGCGCCGCCTCAGTGCTCGCCGCGGCCCTGGCCCCCGCCCAACAGACCCTGGTGTCCTGGCGCGTCCACTCCGTGCACCACCGCCCCGGCGCGGGGGTGTCCGTGGGATACACGGCGCTGGTTGACTTCCCGGAGGGCTACCGGGCCACCGAGTACCTGTTCGCGACGACGGCGCGCCTGTCCAACCCCGGCTCGCCCCATCTGGTGCGGGTGGCGCCGGTGGAGGGCGCCGGTCCGACCATCCACGTCTGGCGCCACCCGGCGGACCCGGAGCTGCCCGCCCTGACGGTGGCCTGCACCCCCTCGGCCCTGGGGGCCCGGCTGGGGACCGCCGTGAGCGTGGAGGTGGTGGTCTACCGGCCCACCAGGCGGGCGGTGCTGCGCGTGACCTACCCGGACTCCTCCACCGCCTACGCCAAGGTGCTGCGCCCCTCCCAGGCCCTGCCCTTCGTGCAGCGCCACCGGCTGCTGGAGATCGCGAACGTGCCGGCACCTCGGGTCCTGCGGGAGGACCCGGACGGCTTCGTGCTGCTGTCCACGGGCACGGGCACCCCCTTGTCCGGGCTGCTGGCCGCGGGCATGGACGAGGCGCAGGCCACGCGGGTCTTTGGCGCGCTCACGGGGCTGCTGGACTCCCTGCCGGCTGAGGCGGTGCGGCTGCCGCGGCGTCCGGCCTGGTCGGAGCGCGTGCGCCACTACGCCCACGCTGCCGCCACCGTGCTGCCGCAGTGCGCCGCCCGCACCCAGGCGGTGGCGGACGGCGTCGTGGAGCTGATGGCCCGTACCGACCCGGGGCCGGTGGTGCCGGTCCACGGTGACTTCTATGAGGCCAACGTCCTCATGGACGGCGAGCAGGTCTCCTGCCTGCTGGACGTGGACTCCCTGGGACCCGGCCACCGTGTGGACGACCTGGCCTGCCTGCTGGGGCACGTAAGCATCCTGGACCACCTGGCTCCCGCCTCCTACCCCTTCCTGCGCCCGTCGGTGGACACCTGGACCCGCCTGGCGGACCTGCAGGCGGACCCGGTGGCGCTGCGGGCCCGCTGCGCGGGGGTGGTGCTGTCCCTGGTGGCGGGCGCCCGCCGGGAGGACGGCGGGGCCTGGCGGGCTGACGCGGAGGGCCGCCTGGCGCGCGCCGAGCTGTGGCTGGCTGAGGCCCGCGAGATCGACACCCGCCGCGCGCCCCACTCCGCCCCGGTGGTCTGA